In the Hirundo rustica isolate bHirRus1 chromosome 2, bHirRus1.pri.v3, whole genome shotgun sequence genome, TGCGCAGCATGTAtctgttttaaacaaaatgtaagttataaaataattccacttctgtaaaaaaattcaaaataactGTTATAGCTCCTGGAGTACAACAGAGTGAATACCCCTGTCCACTGAGTGTAAATGAAATCTAGAGCATAGACATgcataattttttcccctcgATTATGTTCTAAAAATTAAGCAAATTGAATATAAGACCTTCTACTCCTCTGTAGGGCAATAAGGCTCAGACATGCttctccctggcactgccttcacttctgtccctgctcctgtaCTGAGGATGAGTGTGGGGACCCATGGACACATTGCTAACAGATACATGAGCGCTCTTGCTTTGCTGTTTATTTGAATCAGTTTCAGAGATAAGTGTGCCATGGTGCTGAGCGCAGTGATAGAATAGTTGGACAACAGCCTACAAGCTCCTGTCACCTTCCCTGCTCTTGTCAAATCGGGCTCTTTGGATTAATGATCTGAGAATGATCTTCTAGTGCTTCTCTTTGTATTACATTCCAAAGGGGCAGTTTTCCCTCAcggattttttttaagatactgaatattttaaagaaataatatatatgCTTGTTGTTGTTACCTGCCCTTGAAGAAGAATATTTCTCCACGTAGGGTAGTAATAGAATCAAATGTCAAATTTGGGTCACAAGCTTCTGGAGTTATGGGTCCTGTTGGTTGCACAGCAGCATTAGACCGTCCTGTAGGATGAATATTTATCATTTAGTGTGGAGAAATATAAGGAGAGGGTTCAGAAGGTCCCTGAGGActcagaaaacatattttgtataaaataagaaaggatataattttaaagtaagAGTCTGTCATTATGCAGATATCTAATGTTGATAAAACAAGTTGTCTTCATCTTTTCCAAAATGAGGTCTTTGCAGGACTGAATTCCAGCTAAAGTTAGCTTCCaggaattttctctcttttgttaTCTAATTTTCATAAACTGTTAAACTTCTCATTTTTGTGGAATATTAAATACCTTAATTTTACCACTTACCAGCCTCccaaatatatatgtaaaataaatatatactttCTTACCGTAAATGGCCTGAATTCCATCAATGTCATCCTGAGGAAGAAGGAATTCATTGGGGTCGGTGTAGGAGTAAGTTGGATACATCAGTGCTCCAGGATCATTTGAATGAGATAGTCCCAGTGAATGGCCAAGCTCGTGGGCAAGAACAATGAACAAATTGTAGCCTGTAGGATGAAAACCATATGGAACAAGGTAAAATCTGTTTCAATACTCGGCACAATTGATTAAATGGGAAACTAATATACACTAGAGGTACAAGAGAGACAATAAAGTGAGTGAATAATTCTGTCATCATAACAACACAAAGACATTGTTACAGAAGAGCTGCATGAGTATGTAAAGAGTGTCTGGCCTTAATTGTCATTTCTCTAGTGTCCTCCTGTCTTAAACATGGGTTGTTTCCCCTGCTATCACGTAAACTGCTCACATCAAGGATCTTGTCTGTAGTGAGGGATTGTTGGCAGTcatacaacaaaaaaaagaacttcAAAACAATGAAATTACAGTTTCAGTGATACTTGGAACACCCTAGTTAGCACTAAATTTTGAAGTGCTAggttaagaaaaagaaattatttgcctTCAGAAGTCTACCAACAGGTTTCCCTGTATCCAAGCTTTAGCTTTCCTCTgaacaaaacagtattttaaagtgTTGACCTTAAAATCATTATAAAACCTTATGACCTAAATATTTATATGACATTATGAATGCCATTATGATCTGAATATCTATCTTCTGCAAGTTCATGCCTAAAAGTGGCagtaaaaaacaacaacaaagaaaggTCAAGGAATTATAAATTAAAACCTCTGTCCCTTTTGCTCACTTTTCTGCCTGCAGTCAGGCTCATGAAATAGTAAGCATCAAATGAGTTAAGACTGTATGAGGTTAAAGCTATATAGATTCAGCTACAAAACTTACCTCTTCCATCTTTTGTCCAGGCTTCCTCCTCATCCATATGCACATCTCCACCAATGCCTTCACCAGGCTGGAATGCATGAGCCAGCTGTCCATTGGGACCATCAAAAGGAGAATTGTCCCGGTGGTCTAAAATGGAAGAGgtaaaaaatcagttaaaatcCTAAATTACTTCTATAATTTTAGACGGATATTTAATATCCCATGTAATCACTGTTACCTCTATAAGCAAAAGAGATCATTATATCTGCTTCTTTGTCGTCAACCTTTTGGAATGTCAGTGGTGTCACGTTGCTCCAGACACTGAGAGCTTTTCTGATTGCTTCTTCTACATCAGCTCGTCGCATCTTTGGGGTGTAATTCAAAATCCTTCAAAGAAAACCCagcacaaaatacagaaaacagttgaaatttcagtgttttagcTTAAATATAATTACTTGtagaaaaaatcaaaaatcttaGACCTGTCTTTcatgaattaaaattaataaaggcTTTGTTTTAGATATTGCCTTCTAAAATATCTCTCTtctcccaaaaaccacaaaatcacTCCATATGTCCATATATGACATAATATGATTCCTTCAGATCCCCTACCCCAAAGCTGGTGTGCTAGATGAATATGTTTTTGAACCAGATTAGAAAATATTACCTGTATGTcagattatttcttttccatttgggaTTCCCTGGTGTGAACACATATTGCTCTACATCAGGTACACCACATCTGGGTTTTTTCATCACCTCCAATGTTTCAAGATCAGGTTTTCCAGTCACTTCTAGTCCAAAGAATGACTGCATTTCCTTGAGCTTTGCAGTAAGGGGGTTTTCACCATTGCTTCTTAAATGGGGATGGTGATCCTTTTGAAGGTCGTAGAAATTCTGTAGATAGCTCTGAATcagagtcaaaaaaaaaaaaaaaaaaaaaaaaaaaaagaattgtgaCTTATCAGTACTGTTTTGGTCACACTTAAAATTTTCTAAATAATCTTAAACTAATCCCATATTGACATGTCGTGTGTTTACCAGGACCAACAACAACCTCTTTTCTTCATTACAGTTTTCctataattttctgaatttgttGTTTCACTGATGAAATATATCAAGAAATGTCTTGaaaaaatcttcattatttACTGTGCTCAATTACTCTAACAACAAAGCTTATGTGGAAGCTTATAACTGGTCTCATACAAGGAAATTGAGGCTGGCAGTGAGAATCCACACAGCCCAGATTCCCACCAAATCGGGTGACTACTGCTAGAGAGTCAGACTTGGCAAATcatgccttttatttttagctaCACAATATGATACTAAAAACTCAGGCCTTCCCACTGAATTTCAAGAACTTTGTCTACAACAAATTATGTTGTGTCTATGTGAGTTCcctttttccaaaatattctaCAAGAGATCTCTTCAGCCAAAACACGGAAAAAACATGCCTGCTTCAATAAAGTTTCCTTCCTTATATTATAAGACCAGTCATATCACAAGTTTCAAAGTATATTCTGAAATGTAAATTGCTGCTGAGTTTGATTGTTTCTGCCAGAACACATGCATCAGTAGTTTTGTTATTACTTTACTGACAACACCAAAAGTGAAGTACATAATATTCAGATGACTTTTGGATAAATAAGTTCCACATAATTTTCACACATTGTCTAGTCTGATAGGAAAAAATTTCTCTTAAAACCTCTGCAAAATTACACATCTTTAGTTTCCACCCCTATTCTGTGAATTGAAATTATAGTTATCTCTCAGAATACCTTATGTTTCCCTTAGATAcgcactgaaaaaaatacttaccTCTACAATCTGTagggtttttctttcatcttctcctTCTGGAGCCACAGGAAATGTGGAGGAGACAGCCACATATAGCAACAGGAGAATAGCAAAGGTCTTCATTCTCATCTGAGGTTGTCTGCCTCAGTTTCACTCAAGCTACTGAGCACACTTCTCAGCTGTGTTTATATAGCTGATAGTAAATCAGTGGCAGCCTGACTCATGCTGTATAATATCCTCTGATTAGTAAAAATGATGCATAGCAGTTTCATCATCAGGTAGTGACACAAGGTGTTTAACTAATATTACTATCTTTATTTTGCCCAAGTCCTCTGGTTTGGGCAATTTTATAGGTAAAATGTGgagctacctttttttttttttttatcatgaaTTTAGACTATTTATGGCACAAAGTTTcaacaaaatggaaaagtaaTGAGAAATAGCATTTAAGAGCAACATAATATATTGTATGACAAATTATATTACATATGTTACATGTGATTTAATCTTAAGCAGACTATATCATATTATGTAGCAATATGTAACAGCAAGATACAAATGACAGTACAAAGAGCCAATCTTATTTGGGAATAACCAGCAGCATAACTCCAGGAGGACTATCATCTATCTAACTGTTCTATCTAGTACAATTTTATGATGTTAGCAGGAGTACTAAAATGATTCAATGTTTTTTTACCAACATTAACAGTTTTGGTCATGCTACTGGAATGCATAATCTGGGTTCTCACTTGTAtgaaaagtaacattttaaCTCTTGCCAGCGTGGATAAGGTCTCTGCTGCAATAGTGTGTTTCAATTCAGGCAGAGTGAGATGATGAGAGGAAAAGACCATGAAAGACAACAGGAATTTTCATCAGTGtggaaaaagaagattaaaataaccatttttttaatcctgtgtTCATTGTTTCATAGAAGGGTGAGAAGACCCATGATAAAAGCTGGTAAATAtaagaaagtatttaaaaaaatttatcaGCCTCCAGTCTCCAAGACCCTAGCGTGGTCTTAAACAACAGCAATTGAGCTTAGATGTGAGGTTTGGGATTCAACTGCCTGAATATTAGTGTTATTTGAAATTCACTAGGGAATCACACCTGATCTCCAGTTGCCCTGGAAGAATGCAGGtctccacagctcctgtgccATGGCAGCCTGCCCTGGGTGGGTGTCTGAAGTACGGGCAAATGAGCAATGAGGTGGAATCTGCTTTAAGTGTTTTGTTGTGTAGATATCTAA is a window encoding:
- the LOC120748674 gene encoding interstitial collagenase-like, translated to MRMKTFAILLLLYVAVSSTFPVAPEGEDERKTLQIVESYLQNFYDLQKDHHPHLRSNGENPLTAKLKEMQSFFGLEVTGKPDLETLEVMKKPRCGVPDVEQYVFTPGNPKWKRNNLTYRILNYTPKMRRADVEEAIRKALSVWSNVTPLTFQKVDDKEADIMISFAYRDHRDNSPFDGPNGQLAHAFQPGEGIGGDVHMDEEEAWTKDGRGYNLFIVLAHELGHSLGLSHSNDPGALMYPTYSYTDPNEFLLPQDDIDGIQAIYGRSNAAVQPTGPITPEACDPNLTFDSITTLRGEIFFFKGRYMLRKHPARTETELNFISLFWPRLPSGIQAAYENIETDEIIIFKEDKYWVIRGYDVLPGYPKPIYRFGFPKTVKRVNAAYNDETTGKTYFFVADRYWRYDEKKKSMDHGYPRKIVSNFGNIGRVDAAFQKDGYVYFFHGTTQFQFDPHAKRIVRQMKSTSWFNC